Proteins from a genomic interval of Paenibacillus sp. RC334:
- a CDS encoding nitrite/sulfite reductase encodes MAYEPIWTAHPDKLNKFEFAKLEKDGLDVIRTIIENYASAGFDSITADDMDRFKWAGVYQQKPKDGHFMMRVRINTGIMTSAQAHALADIATLYGRGLVDVTTRQAIQFHWLTVQDLPDIFERLEKVDLYSFEACGDCPRTIVGNPLAGIDPNELVDTKDIVDEVNRFFVLNRDFSNLPRKYKMSISGNTYNNAQAEINDLSFTPATKVIDGKEVIGFHAMVGGGLSAKPHLAQSLDLFVRPDEVLKVSIAVTTIFRDYGYREKRHHARLKFLIADWGPEKFLAKLTEYIGEMPGRGEDKTIGWQAAYFDGVHPQAQQGLNYVGLNVPVGRLDADELHELADLADRYGDGQIRTTMSQNILLSGVPDDQVDELLQAPVLQRLTPQPKHFMSRTVSCTGNEFCNLAIVETKKRAIDVAEYLDQHVELDEKVRIHFIGCPNSCGQKHIADIGLQGSLIKTPEGMVDAFDIAVGGALGPGAQFNKALKGRVRGDQVGPVLAELILFYKENRNADETFYAYVQRVGIPTFQEKLSAILQSSTVAS; translated from the coding sequence ATGGCTTACGAACCAATCTGGACCGCTCATCCCGATAAACTGAACAAATTCGAATTTGCCAAGCTGGAAAAGGACGGCCTCGACGTCATACGCACCATTATCGAAAACTATGCGAGCGCAGGCTTCGATTCGATCACTGCGGACGATATGGATCGTTTCAAATGGGCCGGAGTGTATCAGCAAAAGCCCAAGGATGGCCATTTCATGATGCGTGTCCGCATCAACACAGGTATCATGACATCAGCGCAGGCACATGCATTGGCGGACATAGCCACGCTGTACGGACGCGGTCTCGTTGATGTTACCACCCGTCAGGCTATTCAGTTTCACTGGCTGACGGTTCAAGACTTACCTGATATTTTCGAGCGGCTGGAAAAAGTCGATTTGTACTCCTTTGAAGCCTGTGGCGACTGCCCGCGTACAATTGTTGGCAATCCTTTGGCAGGCATTGATCCGAATGAATTGGTCGACACCAAAGACATTGTGGATGAAGTCAACCGTTTTTTCGTATTAAATCGGGACTTCTCCAATCTGCCGCGTAAATACAAAATGTCCATCTCCGGTAATACGTACAATAACGCGCAGGCTGAAATTAACGATTTGTCCTTTACGCCAGCCACTAAAGTGATCGACGGGAAAGAAGTCATCGGCTTCCATGCGATGGTCGGTGGGGGCTTATCCGCCAAGCCGCATTTGGCGCAATCGCTGGACCTGTTTGTCCGTCCTGATGAAGTTTTGAAGGTTTCTATTGCAGTCACCACCATTTTCCGTGATTACGGCTATCGGGAAAAACGGCACCATGCTCGCCTGAAATTCCTCATCGCCGATTGGGGCCCGGAAAAGTTTTTAGCCAAGCTCACCGAGTATATCGGCGAAATGCCCGGCCGGGGCGAAGATAAAACGATCGGCTGGCAAGCAGCTTATTTTGACGGCGTGCATCCACAAGCGCAGCAGGGTCTAAACTATGTCGGCCTGAACGTGCCCGTAGGCCGTCTGGATGCTGACGAGCTGCATGAGCTGGCCGACCTGGCTGATCGCTATGGTGATGGACAGATTCGTACCACCATGTCACAAAATATTTTGCTGAGCGGCGTCCCGGACGACCAGGTGGATGAATTACTACAGGCTCCTGTGCTACAGCGCCTGACGCCACAGCCCAAGCATTTTATGAGCCGTACAGTTTCATGCACCGGGAATGAATTCTGCAATCTGGCGATTGTGGAGACTAAAAAGCGGGCGATTGACGTTGCCGAGTATTTGGATCAGCACGTAGAGCTGGATGAAAAAGTGCGCATTCATTTCATCGGCTGCCCGAATTCCTGCGGACAAAAGCATATTGCTGACATCGGTCTGCAAGGCTCGCTTATTAAGACACCCGAAGGCATGGTCGACGCGTTCGATATTGCTGTCGGCGGAGCGCTCGGACCGGGTGCCCAGTTCAATAAAGCGCTCAAAGGCCGCGTACGTGGTGATCAGGTCGGCCCTGTGTTGGCAGAACTGATTCTGTTTTACAAAGAAAATCGAAACGCCGATGAAACTTTTTATGCGTATGTACAACGAGTAGGCATTCCGACTTTTCAGGAAAAGCTATCTGCTATTTTGCAGTCCAGCACCGTCGCTTCCTGA